From the Amycolatopsis thermoflava N1165 genome, one window contains:
- a CDS encoding LysR family transcriptional regulator — protein sequence MIDLRRLHVLRAVDHYGTVRAAAEALHFTPSAASQQIRQLGRELGVALLEPHGRRVRLTPAAQRLLAHADEIQARWEVAERDLRADDDQPAGLLRLAGFPGAVSALLAPAAAALAARHPRLTPRIREAEAADCFDLLFDGDADLAVVEAKPDEPPRDRARFDQRPLLDDPFDLLVPAGHRLAARERVELAEAADEPWIVPGAPCTCRTHVLSACGAAGFTPPVAHDAVNWEATIALVAHGLGVALVPRLARVPETAPVVRLTCAEEPRRKILTVTRPGARGDAAVAAALAELEGLVPALIAA from the coding sequence ATGATTGACTTGCGGCGGCTTCACGTGCTCCGCGCGGTGGACCACTACGGCACCGTGCGGGCGGCGGCGGAGGCCCTGCACTTCACCCCGTCGGCCGCGTCGCAGCAGATCCGCCAGCTGGGGCGGGAGCTCGGGGTGGCGCTGCTCGAACCCCACGGCCGCCGGGTGCGGCTCACGCCGGCGGCGCAACGGCTCCTGGCGCACGCGGACGAGATCCAGGCGCGCTGGGAGGTGGCGGAGCGGGACCTGCGCGCCGACGACGACCAGCCCGCCGGGCTGCTGCGGCTGGCCGGGTTCCCGGGCGCGGTGAGCGCGCTGCTCGCCCCGGCCGCCGCCGCGCTCGCCGCCCGTCACCCGCGGCTGACCCCGCGGATCCGCGAGGCCGAGGCCGCGGACTGCTTCGACCTGCTGTTCGACGGCGACGCAGACCTGGCGGTGGTGGAGGCCAAACCGGACGAGCCGCCCCGCGACCGGGCCCGGTTCGACCAGCGGCCGTTGCTGGACGACCCGTTCGACCTGCTGGTCCCGGCGGGCCACCGGCTCGCGGCCCGGGAGCGGGTGGAGCTCGCCGAGGCCGCGGACGAGCCGTGGATCGTGCCCGGCGCGCCGTGCACGTGCCGCACCCACGTGCTCTCCGCCTGCGGCGCGGCCGGTTTCACCCCACCGGTCGCCCACGACGCGGTCAACTGGGAGGCGACGATCGCCCTGGTGGCGCACGGGCTGGGGGTGGCGCTGGTGCCGAGGCTGGCCCGGGTCCCGGAGACCGCCCCGGTGGTCCGGCTGACGTGCGCGGAGGAGCCGCGGCGGAAGATCCTGACGGTGACGCGGCCGGGCGCGCGCGGCGACGCCGCGGTGGCCGCAGCCCTGGCGGAGCTGGAGGGGTTGGTGCCGGCGCTGATCGCCGCGTGA
- a CDS encoding 3-hydroxyacyl-CoA dehydrogenase NAD-binding domain-containing protein, producing the protein MSDEIAVVGAGRMGEGIALTCLAAGFPVVLADVKDRTDEERRAYADRVRARLGSGVTMCGRETGALAGASVVFEAVPEVLEIKREALAWVCDEVAADAVIASTTSTFLVTEIAALVDRPERAVNAHWLNPADVMPLVEVSRSDETDPAAVSRLTGLLERLGKIPVVCGPAAGYIVPRLQALVMNEAARMVEEGVASAADIDLAVRAGLGPRFSVLGPLEFIDWGGGDILYYASRYLAAQLGDRFRHPDVIEENMAAGRRGLQDGVGFYTFDPDGVAAYRAARMREFAELFRLREPELRAGTPVPARSPSGREGHRGGRPSPLHEGDHQPEGEHRRDGRQ; encoded by the coding sequence GTGAGCGACGAGATCGCCGTCGTCGGGGCCGGCCGCATGGGGGAGGGCATCGCGCTCACCTGCCTCGCGGCCGGCTTTCCCGTTGTGCTGGCCGACGTCAAGGACCGCACCGACGAGGAACGGCGCGCCTACGCCGACCGGGTCCGCGCCCGGCTCGGGTCCGGAGTGACCATGTGCGGGCGGGAAACGGGCGCGCTGGCCGGCGCCTCGGTGGTGTTCGAGGCCGTGCCTGAGGTGCTGGAGATCAAGCGGGAGGCGCTGGCCTGGGTCTGCGACGAGGTCGCCGCGGACGCGGTGATCGCCTCGACCACGTCGACGTTCCTGGTCACCGAGATCGCCGCACTGGTCGACCGGCCGGAACGGGCGGTCAACGCGCACTGGCTCAACCCGGCGGACGTGATGCCGCTGGTCGAGGTCAGCCGGAGCGACGAGACCGACCCGGCCGCGGTGTCCCGCCTGACCGGCCTGCTGGAGCGCCTCGGCAAGATCCCGGTGGTGTGCGGGCCCGCGGCCGGCTACATCGTGCCGCGGTTGCAGGCGCTGGTGATGAACGAGGCGGCCCGCATGGTCGAGGAGGGCGTGGCGAGCGCCGCCGACATCGACCTCGCCGTGCGCGCCGGGCTCGGCCCCCGGTTTTCGGTGCTCGGCCCGCTGGAGTTCATCGACTGGGGCGGTGGCGACATCCTCTACTACGCCTCCCGCTACCTGGCCGCCCAGCTCGGCGACCGGTTCCGGCATCCGGATGTCATCGAGGAGAACATGGCGGCGGGCCGCCGCGGTCTGCAGGACGGGGTCGGCTTCTACACCTTCGACCCGGACGGCGTCGCCGCCTACCGCGCGGCGCGGATGCGGGAGTTCGCCGAGCTGTTCCGCCTGCGGGAGCCGGAGCTCCGGGCCGGCACGCCGGTGCCGGCCCGGTCCCCGTCAGGACGCGAGGGCCACCGCGGCGGTCGACCGTCGCCGCTGCACGAGGGCGACCACCAGCCCGAGGGCGAACACCGCCGCGACGGACGCCAGTAA
- a CDS encoding TetR/AcrR family transcriptional regulator, whose translation MPKQVDHAQRRAEIANAAWRVIAERGIDAATMRAIADEMGMANGALKHYFPGKNAVIRTAFTRVVDNTDARVRDRLGDATGLAALRVFCHEVMPVEDVTRQEARVVLPFWQRALADAELESVYDAAMAAWRERIGGFLRDARAAGEVRTPVPDEVVVEQLLAMLNGVQALALLTPGTTTPDLQRRMIDAFLDGLA comes from the coding sequence ATGCCGAAGCAGGTCGACCACGCCCAGCGCCGCGCGGAGATCGCCAACGCCGCGTGGCGGGTGATCGCCGAGCGGGGCATCGACGCGGCCACCATGCGGGCCATCGCCGACGAGATGGGCATGGCCAACGGCGCGCTCAAGCACTACTTCCCCGGCAAGAACGCCGTCATCCGCACGGCCTTCACCCGCGTGGTCGACAACACCGACGCCCGCGTGCGGGACCGGCTCGGCGACGCGACCGGGCTGGCCGCGCTGCGCGTGTTCTGCCACGAGGTCATGCCGGTCGAGGACGTCACCCGGCAGGAGGCCCGCGTCGTGCTGCCGTTCTGGCAGCGCGCGCTCGCCGACGCCGAACTGGAGTCGGTCTACGACGCCGCGATGGCCGCCTGGCGCGAGCGGATCGGCGGGTTCCTCCGCGACGCGCGCGCCGCGGGCGAGGTCCGTACGCCCGTGCCGGACGAGGTCGTCGTCGAACAGTTGCTCGCCATGCTCAACGGCGTGCAGGCGCTGGCGCTGCTCACCCCCGGCACGACCACGCCGGACCTGCAGCGCCGGATGATCGACGCCTTCCTGGACGGCCTGGCGTAG
- a CDS encoding primary-amine oxidase produces MRSRRRCLTLSSTSGEKRSPTMPPHPLDPLTADEITTARRVLADAGLFPDSARVVYLGLEEPAKDTDRSERVARVLLHDVTGGQDVLVSLTAESVVARRALDPAVDGQLPVLDEEFALVEEVLAKDERWLAALAARDLDVAKVRVAPLSAGVFDYPEETGRRILRGLAFVQEHPGDHAWAHPVDGLVGFVDVLAREVTRVIDLGPVPIPAEPGNFDDPAVTGPLRTSQKPLEITQPDGPSFTLDGHLLRWENWSLRIGFDAREGLVLHEISFRDGDRDRPIVHRASISEMVVPYADPSPVRSWQNYFDTGEYLIGRYANALELGCDCLGEITYLDAVIADEFGHPRVLPNAICLHEEDYGILWKHTDLWAGSAETRRQRRMVISFFTTIGNYDYGFYWYLYLDGTIECEAKATGVVFTSAYPGKGYPYASELAPGLGAPYHQHLFSARLDMAVDGPSNLVEEVDVERVPIGPDNPRGNAFTLRKTPLRKESEAQRLADNRRGRVWHITNPESRNRLGDPVAYALVPEGNPELLADDASSIHARATFATKHLWVTRYDPAQRYAAGDFVNQHPGGAGLPAYVAGDRDLDGQDLVVWHTFGLTHFPRPEDWPIMPVDYTGFKLKPVGFFDRNPALDVPRARGSHCCD; encoded by the coding sequence TTGCGTTCGCGGCGACGATGCCTCACCCTTTCGTCTACAAGTGGAGAAAAAAGGAGCCCGACGATGCCTCCGCACCCGCTCGACCCGTTGACGGCCGACGAGATCACCACCGCCCGCCGCGTCCTCGCCGACGCCGGCCTCTTCCCGGACAGCGCCCGGGTCGTCTACCTGGGCCTCGAAGAACCCGCCAAGGACACCGACCGGTCCGAGCGCGTGGCGCGGGTCCTCCTGCACGACGTCACCGGCGGCCAGGACGTGCTGGTGTCGCTCACCGCGGAGTCCGTCGTCGCGCGGCGCGCCCTCGACCCGGCCGTGGACGGGCAGCTGCCCGTGCTGGACGAGGAGTTCGCCCTGGTCGAGGAGGTGCTCGCCAAGGACGAGCGGTGGCTGGCGGCGCTGGCCGCCCGCGACCTGGACGTGGCGAAGGTGCGGGTCGCGCCGCTGTCGGCCGGGGTGTTCGACTACCCGGAGGAGACCGGGCGGCGCATCCTCCGCGGCCTGGCGTTCGTGCAGGAACACCCTGGGGACCACGCGTGGGCGCACCCGGTCGACGGGCTCGTCGGGTTCGTCGACGTCCTGGCCCGCGAGGTCACCCGGGTGATCGACCTCGGCCCGGTGCCGATCCCGGCCGAACCGGGCAACTTCGACGACCCCGCCGTCACCGGTCCACTTCGGACCTCCCAGAAGCCACTGGAGATCACGCAACCGGACGGTCCCAGCTTCACCCTCGACGGGCACCTGCTGCGGTGGGAGAACTGGTCGCTGCGGATCGGCTTCGACGCCCGCGAAGGCCTTGTCCTGCACGAGATCTCGTTCCGCGACGGCGACCGGGACCGGCCGATCGTGCACCGGGCCTCGATCTCGGAAATGGTCGTGCCCTACGCCGACCCCTCCCCCGTCCGCTCGTGGCAGAACTACTTCGACACCGGCGAGTACCTCATCGGCCGCTACGCCAACGCGCTCGAACTCGGCTGCGACTGCCTCGGTGAGATCACCTACCTGGACGCGGTGATCGCCGACGAGTTCGGCCACCCCCGCGTGCTGCCCAACGCGATCTGCCTGCACGAGGAGGACTACGGGATCCTCTGGAAGCACACCGACCTGTGGGCGGGCTCGGCGGAGACCCGCCGCCAGCGCCGCATGGTGATCTCGTTCTTCACCACGATCGGCAACTACGACTACGGCTTCTACTGGTACCTCTACCTGGACGGCACGATCGAGTGCGAGGCCAAGGCCACCGGCGTCGTGTTCACCTCCGCCTACCCCGGCAAGGGCTACCCCTACGCCTCCGAACTCGCGCCCGGCCTCGGCGCCCCGTACCACCAGCACCTGTTCAGCGCGCGGCTGGACATGGCCGTGGACGGGCCGTCGAACCTGGTCGAAGAGGTCGACGTGGAGCGGGTGCCGATCGGGCCGGACAACCCGCGCGGCAACGCCTTCACGCTCCGCAAGACGCCGCTGCGGAAGGAATCCGAAGCGCAGCGGCTCGCCGACAACCGGCGCGGCCGGGTCTGGCACATCACCAACCCGGAGTCCCGCAACCGCCTCGGCGACCCCGTCGCCTACGCACTCGTCCCGGAAGGCAACCCGGAACTGCTCGCCGACGACGCGTCGTCCATCCATGCCCGCGCCACGTTCGCCACCAAGCACCTCTGGGTCACCCGCTACGACCCCGCGCAGCGCTACGCGGCAGGCGACTTCGTCAACCAGCACCCCGGTGGCGCCGGGCTGCCCGCCTACGTGGCCGGTGACCGCGACCTCGACGGGCAGGACCTCGTCGTGTGGCACACCTTCGGCCTCACGCACTTCCCCCGCCCGGAGGACTGGCCGATCATGCCGGTCGACTACACCGGCTTCAAGCTCAAACCGGTCGGGTTCTTCGACCGCAACCCCGCCCTCGACGTGCCGCGGGCCCGCGGATCACACTGCTGCGACTGA
- a CDS encoding NAD/NADP-dependent octopine/nopaline dehydrogenase family protein, with translation MRIAVLGGGHGCWAAAAELTENGHDVRWWRRDAAAHQALRDAGAMTVRDHRGTRQVRVGELVTDLAEAVRDAALIVVPLPATTHADLAARLAPLLTDGQVVFLPPGTLGSVLFGKALAEAGNPADVAFAETGTLPYLARRHGATEVVVSGYATRLPTGVFPARLAAKAFDVLRAAYPSVEESEDGLSGALMNAGPVIHPPLILMNAGPLEHFEAWDIHNEGTQPAIRRVTDALDGERIAVREALGYGAPHFPLADHYATDGAEWMYGRAAHEKLTDSGDWREKIDLLTHRYMLEDTRLGLSLLVSVGRWAGVPTPVAAGLLSIASAVTGRDLYAEGRTLESLGLADLSRPELTRLLREGFTS, from the coding sequence ATGAGGATCGCAGTGCTGGGCGGTGGCCACGGGTGCTGGGCCGCGGCCGCGGAACTGACCGAGAACGGGCACGACGTGCGGTGGTGGCGGCGCGACGCCGCCGCGCACCAGGCTCTCCGTGACGCCGGTGCGATGACCGTCCGCGACCACCGCGGCACCCGGCAGGTGCGGGTGGGCGAGCTGGTCACCGACCTCGCCGAGGCGGTGCGCGACGCCGCCCTGATCGTCGTCCCACTGCCAGCGACAACGCACGCCGACCTGGCCGCACGGCTCGCCCCGCTGCTCACCGACGGCCAGGTGGTGTTCCTGCCGCCGGGCACGCTCGGGTCGGTCCTGTTCGGCAAGGCGCTGGCGGAGGCGGGCAACCCGGCCGACGTCGCGTTCGCCGAGACCGGCACGCTGCCCTACCTGGCCCGGCGGCACGGCGCCACCGAGGTGGTGGTCAGCGGGTACGCGACCCGCCTGCCCACCGGGGTGTTCCCGGCGCGGCTGGCGGCCAAGGCGTTCGACGTGCTGCGCGCGGCCTACCCGAGCGTCGAGGAGAGCGAGGACGGGCTCAGCGGGGCCCTGATGAACGCCGGCCCGGTGATCCACCCGCCACTGATCCTGATGAACGCCGGGCCGCTGGAGCACTTCGAGGCGTGGGACATCCACAACGAGGGCACCCAGCCCGCGATCCGCCGGGTCACCGACGCGCTGGACGGCGAGCGCATCGCTGTGCGGGAGGCACTGGGCTACGGCGCGCCGCACTTCCCGCTCGCCGACCACTACGCCACCGACGGCGCCGAGTGGATGTACGGCCGGGCCGCGCACGAGAAGCTCACCGACTCCGGCGACTGGCGGGAGAAGATCGACCTGCTGACCCACCGCTACATGCTGGAGGACACGCGGCTGGGCCTGTCACTGCTGGTGTCGGTGGGCCGCTGGGCCGGGGTGCCGACGCCGGTCGCGGCCGGGCTGCTGAGCATCGCCTCCGCGGTCACCGGGCGGGACCTCTACGCGGAGGGCCGGACGCTGGAGAGCCTCGGGCTGGCGGACCTTTCCCGGCCGGAGCTGACGCGACTGCTGCGGGAGGGTTTCACCTCGTGA
- a CDS encoding DNA alkylation repair protein: protein MVAEVMAELAALEDPKARAVNEKHGDDHGVNLGKLRAIAKRLKTQHDLARELWATGDTAARLLALLICRPKAFERAELDTMLREARAPKVHDWLVNYVVKKSPHAEDLRLAWLADADPVVASAGWALTTDRAAKRPEGLDLGKLLEVIEAEMKDAPDRLQWAMNHCLAQIGISHAAHRDRAIGIGERLEVLKDYPTPPNCTSPYAPVWITEMVRRQEGTAANPA, encoded by the coding sequence ATGGTGGCGGAGGTGATGGCCGAGCTGGCCGCGCTGGAGGACCCGAAGGCGCGGGCGGTCAACGAGAAGCACGGTGACGACCACGGTGTGAACCTGGGCAAGCTGCGCGCGATCGCCAAGCGGCTGAAGACGCAGCACGACCTGGCGCGCGAGCTGTGGGCGACGGGCGACACCGCCGCGCGGCTGCTGGCGCTGCTGATCTGCCGCCCGAAGGCGTTCGAGCGCGCCGAGCTGGACACGATGCTGCGCGAGGCGCGGGCGCCGAAGGTGCACGACTGGCTCGTGAACTACGTGGTGAAGAAGAGCCCGCACGCGGAGGACCTGCGGCTGGCCTGGCTCGCCGACGCGGACCCGGTCGTCGCGAGCGCCGGGTGGGCGCTGACGACCGACCGCGCCGCGAAGCGGCCCGAGGGGCTCGACCTGGGGAAGCTGCTGGAGGTCATCGAGGCGGAGATGAAGGACGCCCCGGACCGCCTCCAGTGGGCGATGAACCACTGCCTGGCGCAGATCGGGATCTCCCACGCGGCGCACCGGGACCGGGCCATCGGCATCGGCGAGCGCCTCGAGGTGCTCAAGGACTACCCCACCCCACCGAACTGCACATCCCCCTACGCACCGGTGTGGATCACCGAAATGGTGCGACGACAGGAAGGCACCGCGGCCAACCCGGCATGA
- a CDS encoding APC family permease, producing MSLPTPDHGTALRRGSLGVAAIVFFVLSAQSPLTGIAGALPIAITLGNGPAAPATFLLVGVVMALFAVGYITMSRHVTDGGAFYTYIGRGLGTTTGTASAFVALFAYCTVQAAMYGLYGATVSGLLAAYAGISVPWWACGLVTMVLVMAWAWLNIEIGARALACLVGLEMGILLVFAVITFARGGGPQGLDFGATFGPSAVASGAPGVAFTFAVASMFGFESTALYAPEARDPRRTIPRATYLAVAVVAVFFAFVAWMVVSFYGSGSVVDAAGQAVGAGEASGLVAGAIQATLGGWAAHAVGIILATSLLAGILAFHNAINRYLHSLAENTVLPRRLAWTNRHGSPYLAGVASTVVAAALVVPFAARGMDPVLTLFSWFGGVSVVGLLVLYVLTSVSVLAWFRRDRRGESTWHTRYSPALAAVLILAGIVLLIVNFGTLTGGSGATAAALLASVAAVFALGLVVALVQRRRSTAAVALAS from the coding sequence ATGTCTCTCCCCACACCGGATCACGGGACCGCCCTGCGCCGGGGTTCGCTCGGCGTCGCGGCGATCGTCTTCTTCGTGCTGTCGGCGCAGTCGCCGCTCACCGGGATCGCGGGCGCGCTGCCGATCGCGATCACCCTCGGCAACGGCCCGGCCGCCCCGGCCACGTTCCTGCTCGTCGGAGTGGTCATGGCGTTGTTCGCCGTCGGCTACATCACGATGAGCAGGCACGTGACCGACGGCGGTGCCTTCTACACCTACATCGGCCGCGGCCTCGGCACGACGACCGGCACCGCGTCCGCCTTCGTCGCCCTGTTCGCCTACTGCACCGTCCAGGCCGCCATGTACGGCCTCTACGGCGCGACCGTGTCGGGCCTGCTCGCCGCCTACGCCGGGATCTCCGTGCCGTGGTGGGCGTGCGGCCTGGTGACCATGGTGCTCGTCATGGCGTGGGCCTGGCTGAACATCGAGATCGGCGCCCGCGCCCTGGCCTGCCTGGTCGGCCTGGAGATGGGCATCCTGCTGGTGTTCGCGGTGATCACCTTCGCCCGCGGCGGCGGTCCGCAGGGCCTGGACTTCGGCGCGACGTTCGGCCCCTCCGCGGTCGCCTCCGGGGCACCCGGGGTGGCGTTCACCTTCGCCGTCGCGTCGATGTTCGGGTTCGAGTCGACGGCCCTGTACGCGCCGGAGGCCCGCGATCCGCGCCGCACCATCCCCCGGGCCACCTACCTCGCGGTGGCGGTCGTGGCGGTGTTCTTCGCCTTCGTGGCCTGGATGGTCGTCAGCTTCTACGGCTCCGGGTCCGTTGTGGACGCCGCGGGCCAGGCGGTCGGGGCGGGTGAGGCGAGCGGTCTGGTCGCCGGCGCGATCCAGGCGACGCTGGGCGGCTGGGCGGCGCACGCGGTCGGGATCATCCTCGCCACGTCGCTGCTCGCCGGGATTCTCGCGTTCCACAACGCCATCAACCGGTACCTGCACTCGCTGGCGGAGAACACGGTCCTGCCGCGCCGCCTCGCGTGGACCAACCGGCACGGCTCGCCCTACCTCGCCGGCGTGGCCTCGACGGTGGTCGCGGCCGCGCTGGTGGTCCCGTTCGCGGCGCGGGGCATGGACCCGGTGCTGACGTTGTTCTCGTGGTTCGGTGGGGTGTCCGTCGTCGGGCTGCTGGTGCTGTACGTGCTGACCAGCGTGTCGGTGCTCGCCTGGTTCCGCCGCGACCGGCGCGGTGAGTCCACGTGGCACACGCGGTACTCACCGGCGCTGGCCGCGGTCCTGATCCTGGCGGGGATCGTGCTGCTGATCGTCAACTTCGGCACGCTCACCGGCGGTTCGGGCGCGACCGCCGCGGCGTTACTGGCGTCCGTCGCGGCGGTGTTCGCCCTCGGGCTGGTGGTCGCCCTCGTGCAGCGGCGACGGTCGACCGCCGCGGTGGCCCTCGCGTCCTGA
- a CDS encoding spinster family MFS transporter produces the protein MPLDEDLLPEARKSYRYQWYVVAICMLAYVFSFVDRQILSLMIEPIKRDLHLSDTQFSLLNGLAFSLLYSVMGLPIAILADKRSRPLIISIGVAFWSLATAASGLAKNFVHLFLARIGVGVGEAALSPAAYSMFSDMFPKSKLGRAYGIYSLGSFIGGAAAFIIGGYVINLLKSVDAVTLPLLGEVRAWQLTFLIVGLPGIVLALLVFFTVRDPRRRGLRRDADGGVQKVALRHVIGFLWRHRRTFAAHYLGFSLYALVLLGMMAWTPAFYIRAFSLTSTQAGYLLGVVVLVANGSGVLFGGWLVDRLARRGHTDAAMRAGVIGALGMTVPVVAFTQVGQLWLSLALLAVAMFFASFPMPASTAAMQVLSPNQMRAQVSAIFLLISNLIGLALGTTLVALVTDRVFGDPKMVGSSLSIVYGLASVLTVLLLWRGCRHFRRSVAAERASGERAAQPEGVS, from the coding sequence GTGCCGTTGGACGAAGACCTGTTGCCCGAAGCGCGGAAATCCTATCGTTACCAGTGGTACGTGGTGGCGATCTGCATGCTCGCCTACGTCTTCTCGTTCGTCGACCGGCAGATCCTGTCGCTGATGATCGAGCCGATCAAGCGCGACCTGCACCTGTCCGACACGCAGTTCAGCCTGCTCAACGGGCTGGCGTTCTCGCTGCTCTACTCGGTGATGGGCCTGCCCATCGCGATACTGGCCGACAAGCGCTCCCGGCCCCTGATCATCTCGATCGGGGTCGCGTTCTGGAGCCTGGCGACCGCGGCCTCCGGCCTGGCGAAGAACTTCGTGCACCTGTTCCTCGCGCGGATCGGCGTCGGCGTCGGGGAGGCCGCGCTGTCGCCCGCAGCGTATTCCATGTTCAGCGACATGTTCCCGAAGAGCAAGCTCGGCCGCGCCTACGGCATCTATTCGCTCGGGTCGTTCATCGGCGGGGCCGCCGCGTTCATCATCGGCGGGTACGTCATCAACCTGCTGAAGTCGGTGGACGCGGTCACGTTGCCGCTGCTCGGCGAGGTGCGCGCGTGGCAGCTGACCTTCCTGATCGTCGGTCTGCCCGGGATCGTCCTGGCGCTGCTGGTGTTCTTCACGGTCCGCGATCCCCGTCGCCGCGGGCTCCGGCGCGACGCCGACGGCGGCGTGCAGAAGGTCGCCCTGCGCCACGTGATCGGGTTCCTGTGGCGGCATCGCCGCACGTTCGCCGCGCACTACCTGGGGTTCTCGCTCTACGCGCTGGTGCTGCTGGGGATGATGGCCTGGACGCCGGCGTTCTACATCCGCGCGTTCTCACTCACCTCCACCCAGGCCGGTTACCTGCTCGGCGTGGTGGTGCTGGTGGCCAACGGCAGCGGCGTGCTCTTCGGCGGCTGGCTGGTCGACCGGCTGGCGCGGCGCGGCCACACCGACGCGGCCATGCGGGCCGGGGTGATCGGCGCGCTGGGCATGACCGTCCCGGTCGTCGCGTTCACCCAGGTCGGTCAGCTGTGGTTGTCGCTGGCGCTGCTGGCCGTGGCGATGTTCTTCGCGTCCTTCCCGATGCCGGCCTCGACCGCCGCGATGCAGGTGCTCAGCCCCAACCAGATGCGGGCCCAGGTGTCGGCGATCTTCCTGCTGATCTCGAACCTGATCGGGCTCGCGCTGGGCACCACGCTCGTCGCGCTCGTCACCGACCGGGTGTTCGGCGACCCGAAGATGGTCGGCTCGTCACTGTCCATTGTCTACGGTCTCGCGTCCGTGCTCACGGTGCTGCTGCTGTGGCGCGGGTGCAGGCACTTCCGGCGCAGCGTCGCGGCGGAACGCGCGTCCGGGGAACGGGCCGCACAACCGGAAGGAGTCAGCTGA
- a CDS encoding amidohydrolase: protein MSVQIHRDARIRTLDPARPQASVLVVTDGVITAVGDEELLSAHDGGDHSVVDHGGAFLMPALADVHNHHLTAGRADLFELQFDGTEDLPGLLSAIRKWSAELPPDGWVVGGGWGSTLIPKLSTPDALAALDEACGGRPVLLRDDSCHNRWVSSAALARAGISADSGLLIESALIPVERAYAASAPSDVEQDARASLRGIEILHSFGITAFQDAAASLPMLRALRHLDDTGRLDAWVVTSLQVNDQIFGTHPLGQDLIDLREDYRSAHHRPDFVKIFLDGVPTSKTAAFLRPYLPDDVHGPSWRGETTMTADELTGWLLRVAGQGMSAKIHCTGDASVRMTLDAVAAVRAAGHDDAKFHIAHGQYVAEEDVPRLAELGVTADLSPALWFPGVIFDAICACVPRERAEKLHPNRNLVDAGVLIAGGSDWPVVPSPDPWPGIQGLVTRADPTGTYPGELWPEQALTLDEALHAYTLGAARAMGVDDVTGSLVAGKSADFVVLDRDPFAVPADQLAGTRAEQTWFAGRRVYQRR from the coding sequence GTGTCCGTCCAGATCCACCGCGACGCCCGCATCCGCACGCTCGACCCGGCGCGGCCGCAAGCCTCGGTCCTCGTCGTCACCGACGGGGTGATCACCGCCGTCGGCGACGAGGAGCTGCTGTCGGCTCACGACGGCGGTGATCACTCCGTCGTCGACCACGGCGGCGCGTTCCTGATGCCCGCGCTCGCCGACGTCCACAACCACCACCTGACCGCAGGCCGCGCCGACCTGTTCGAGCTGCAGTTCGACGGCACCGAGGACCTGCCCGGCCTGCTGAGCGCCATCCGGAAGTGGTCGGCGGAGCTGCCGCCGGACGGGTGGGTGGTCGGCGGCGGGTGGGGCAGCACGCTCATCCCGAAGTTGTCCACACCGGACGCTCTGGCTGCGCTCGACGAGGCCTGCGGCGGACGGCCGGTGCTGCTGCGCGACGACAGCTGCCACAACCGCTGGGTGTCCTCCGCCGCGCTGGCACGCGCGGGAATTTCGGCGGACAGCGGGCTGCTCATCGAGTCCGCCCTGATCCCGGTCGAGCGGGCGTACGCGGCGTCGGCGCCGTCCGATGTGGAGCAGGACGCCCGGGCTTCCCTGCGGGGCATCGAGATCCTGCACTCGTTCGGGATCACCGCCTTCCAGGACGCCGCCGCGTCGCTGCCGATGCTGCGGGCGCTCAGGCACCTCGACGACACCGGGCGGCTGGACGCCTGGGTGGTGACGTCGTTGCAGGTCAACGATCAGATCTTCGGCACGCACCCGCTCGGGCAGGACCTCATCGACCTGCGGGAGGACTACCGCAGTGCCCACCACCGGCCGGACTTCGTCAAGATCTTCCTCGACGGGGTGCCGACGTCGAAGACCGCCGCGTTCCTGCGCCCGTACCTGCCCGACGACGTGCACGGGCCGTCCTGGCGCGGCGAGACCACGATGACCGCCGACGAGCTGACCGGCTGGCTGCTGCGGGTGGCCGGGCAGGGCATGTCGGCGAAGATCCACTGCACCGGGGACGCGTCGGTGCGGATGACGCTGGACGCCGTGGCCGCGGTGCGCGCCGCCGGGCACGATGACGCGAAGTTCCACATCGCGCACGGGCAGTACGTCGCCGAGGAGGACGTGCCGCGCCTGGCCGAACTCGGGGTGACCGCGGACCTGTCGCCCGCGCTGTGGTTCCCGGGCGTCATCTTCGACGCGATCTGCGCGTGCGTGCCGCGGGAGCGGGCGGAGAAGCTGCACCCGAACCGGAACCTGGTCGACGCCGGGGTGCTGATCGCCGGCGGCTCGGACTGGCCGGTGGTGCCCTCGCCGGACCCGTGGCCGGGCATCCAGGGACTGGTGACGCGGGCCGACCCGACGGGCACGTATCCCGGCGAGCTGTGGCCGGAGCAGGCGCTCACCCTCGACGAGGCCCTGCACGCGTACACGCTGGGCGCGGCGCGCGCAATGGGCGTCGACGACGTCACCGGTTCGCTGGTGGCGGGCAAGTCGGCCGATTTCGTGGTGCTCGACCGCGATCCGTTCGCCGTGCCCGCCGACCAGCTGGCCGGCACGCGGGCCGAGCAGACGTGGTTCGCGGGCCGCCGGGTGTACCAGCGCCGGTAG